The DNA window GATTTTAGATTAGCAGCTATGCAAGATTTATCACGGTTAAAAGATATGTATAAGCAAATTGTTAAAAACATGAATGAGCATGGTATTCAAATTTGGGATGATATTTACCCGTGTGAATTTTTTGAGGCAGATATAAAAAATAATCAACTTTATGTTTTGCTTAATAACGGTGAAATTGTATCAGCGTTTGTTTTGTGTGATACAAACCCAGGAGAAAATGCAGTCCAATGGAGGGATAACCACGCAAAAGCTTTGTATATTGACCGACTGGGGATAGCTGTTAAAGATTCAAAAGAAGGGATAGGCAGCTTAATGCTTTCTAAGGCGAAGGAAGTTGCCAAAGTATTAGGCGCTGAATATCTAAGACTTTTTGTAGTGGATATAAATGAGCCAGCTATTAAGCTTTATATCAAAAATGGTTTTGTAAAAGCTAATGGTATTTATGAAGAAGTATTCGATGATGATTTTGTGCTGCATGAATATGGATATGAAATAGAAGTTTAATCATTGCTACAACTTCCAGGTTATCGGGCTGAAAAATTAAAGTTGGCGGAGACGGAAAATGAGAAAATTCATTTTTATTGACAGATGGTGTTACACAATGCCTGATAACGTCCCAGCTGAATGTGGCAGTATTGGTCTGCCGATTATGAATCAGGAAGCAAATTTCCATTAATAAGACAAAGGAGAGAAGCGATTATGAAACA is part of the [Clostridium] symbiosum genome and encodes:
- a CDS encoding GNAT family N-acetyltransferase, which gives rise to MDFRLAAMQDLSRLKDMYKQIVKNMNEHGIQIWDDIYPCEFFEADIKNNQLYVLLNNGEIVSAFVLCDTNPGENAVQWRDNHAKALYIDRLGIAVKDSKEGIGSLMLSKAKEVAKVLGAEYLRLFVVDINEPAIKLYIKNGFVKANGIYEEVFDDDFVLHEYGYEIEV